GGTTCCAGGGCAGCGAGTCCCCACAGAACTTCCGCAAAAACGTTTGGAGGAGGTTTCGCTTCTCAAACGGCTTCCGCAGACCCACGTACCATTGGTTGCCGGTCGACAGAGCCGCTCCAGGTTTCCCCGGTGTACCGACAACGCAGCGCCAGTTCGAGAAGCAAACTGGGCAGCACGCGTAATTCCACGTCCCCAACGGACCCCCGCCCACGGAGCCGGTGTCGACGCGTTCTAGGCAGCAGGTGCACGCATCTGGAGGCGTCTCAGGGGAggcggtgtctccttcgcgacTTTGCGGTCGACCAGGCGAGGACCCAACGGAGTCCGAAGAATCCGGAGAACGAGGTGGCGCAACTAGAAAGACGTACGACTGCGCCTTTGTCCCACAAGCTTGGCACCATTCGCGCAAAGTCACGTCTGGCTCCTCGCAGCTTGGAccgagcagcagcagcgtctctgcatgtgcatggCGACAGTAGGAAGAGAAACCATCCTCGAACGATCCACACACAGACTCCAGCGTCTCCGCACGGCAGTTGGAAACTGAAGGCGCACATGAAGAGCGACTTGGAGATGCTATccctgcagaagagaaagaagaggcagaagaagaagcagaagacgaggaagaagaagaagcagaagacgaggaagaaggggaggcagaagaagaggcagaagaagaggaggcagaagaagaggcagaagaagaggcagaagaagaggaagaagaggaggcagaagaggaagacgaagatgatggagacgacgaaggagaggataaagaagatggagaggtTGGCGGCAGTGGAGAGGACCCGCAAGgtgaaggaaacggagaagcagaagatgCAGAGTAGGAGCCGCATGCCAATTGGCTAGATGCTTGTCGTTCCTCACCATCAGGTTTGAAACTTGGATAGACTTTTgattcttctccttctctcgttcctccctGGTTCTGCTTTGCGTCTCCGACTTCTGTCTTCACCTGTTCACTCTTGACAAAAGAGCTCAGTTCACCATcgcgactctcttctctggaatcggtctctcctctcaccGTGTTGACTTGTGTGGAAgccggaagagaaagagtgaCGGAGTCAGAGGAGGAAAGTGCACAAGGGGAAAGAATGTTTTCGTCTGCTACTGGAACGTCACCCTCTGGGACTCTGCCTTCTGCAGTCTGTTGGGCTCTCTCATCTAGTTCGTCTTCAACTTCTTTTTTCACTGACACAGGATAACTGGGGACAGGCGAAACAGAGTCTTCGGCGACCTCGGCGTTATGCCCTGGATGCGTTTTGTTACTTTCGAGAAGTCTGAAAACGTGCTGAACTTCTGGGAAACTCGTTCCGTCTCTCGCAGGCGAAATGAGGGCATTCTTCCCCGAAACACACACAGGCCTTCCTGAccaagaagaggaggaagaggacagagacgagagagcggaggacgcgaaaaagcaagacgatggcgaagaagaggttgatgaggaagacgaggaagatgaggaaggTGGGTaagcagaggaagatgagaaagaagaggaagatgagaaagaagaggaagatgaggcCAAGGAACAGTTGGAGTCGGAATGCGACTGTGGACGCGGTCCAGGTCTTCCTGTGTCCTTTGAAGCCGCAGGAGAAAGCTCGCCGTCTTCTGAAGAGAGGCCCGCGGCCAGAGGGGCAAaagcaggaggagacgagagggaagacaccgcagaagcagaggcgtcAGAGACACTGGAAAATTCAAGGGCGGCAGGCAGGCTGCTATCCCCAGAAAAATAAGACGAGAGGTTTCGATCGAACTCAGTTGCTGGTTCTAGGGAGACCCGTTTTGCGAGTCTGGAGCCCCCGAGCTCCCCTTTATTCGCGATCGCACTCTTGTCTCTCACTCCAAGCCTTGTTGCTTCTTCGTTATTCCGAGCTGAGGTGTGGCCTTCGTCCGTGGGATCCATTTCGACTTTGACAGCGATTTTTACGTCGTTTTTAACGGCGTCCTCGGATTTATCTATCGGCTGTTGTAGAAGTTCGCCGAGCCTCTTACAGCAGGTGGAAATTGAACGTTTCCCCGTTCCACCGTCACTCGTGGTCagttccctctctccgttACACCCGCTCAATCTtgcttctgtcttcgtcttcttcgcgacaCGGGCTATGCCTCCTTTGACTTCGTCGAGAACTTCCGAGTCGACGGTAGTCTCCATACTGTCTCCCGTTTGACTGCAAACAAGCTCGttcttttccctgtctctcttcgtctctcctctctgctcctcctcttctcgctggtttgtctgtctctcaggGTTGGAGTCccgttttcgctctttctctcctgcaaCTGGCGAGGACTGTGCGCGTCGAGACGCACGACTTGGAGACGCttgcgaagagaaaagaaggcccCCAGGCTGGGAGGACCACAGACGAAAAGGCTGCGCTCCACCTAGgaagtttctctcctgcttttgAGCGGAAgggggtgtctccgtctgcgtcaccgcttctctgttcttttgtTCGGGGGCTTTAGGACCGAGGGCaaacgcgaggagacgaacaggAAAGACAGCAGATGGGTCGTCACATTGCCACTCAAGGAAGTTCTGAAAAAGAACTTCTCGCTCCCTCCCCGGGCTCTTCGCTGCAGCAACGACGGcggcttctgcctccttcctcgttctaGGAGAAGTGAGTTGAGAGACAtgtcctttctcgctcttttcttcctcctcaccccgctctccttccttgcaTCGGTCTGTTGTGCACTTGTCTTCCTTGGCCTCGACTGGACCTTTCCCTGCCTCCGCCACTGAAGGCGACGCattcgtgtcttcttctgaagCATTTGTGGAGAGCCCTGGCTTCTCTTGAGCAGCCGACGGGACCGCAGCTTCTTCCCCCCCTccgctccttttctcttcaacAGAACGCCCTCCAGCGCGTTGAAAGAAGCGTTTTGCGAAGGCGGCTGCCGCGAGGAAGTGACCGCCGCGTCGGGGTTTCGTCACTTGACGCACAGCACTCTCAAAGGAGGAAGCTTGGACGATCGACCGGAGGCGAGGTCGGAAACTTCCAGGTCTCACGAGGCACTCCATGAGAAGCGCAACTCTCCAGGTGACTGGCGGTGTGtcgctgttccttctctgtttctctttgcatgcaaacaccGTTGGAAAGTGCTCGAAGGCATACGCCCAGCTTGGCGTCACCATGACGCTGCCTTCCCATGCGCTGCGCTCAccgttctcgccttcgtcgccttcgtggCTTCTCCAGCCCTGAACGCGAGCCGCCGTGCCGGATCCGGGAAGGCAGTCGACGCCGGGACGAGCGCGGAGCTGACCTCGAGCGAAGACGTCGCTGACGAAGGCGCCAAGAGCGCCGTTGTCGGTcgtttcgtcctcgtctgtgTCGGGGGATTCGCCATCTGCGAGGTGTGACGGCGAAGAGCGCGAGCGCGAACGACCCCCAACGCACTCTGAGTTCAGCGGATAGTAGCAAGGGTACCAGTCGCGAAGGTCCGGCAGCCCACAGACAGCGCAGAGGTGAGGCCCGGGTGGCTCTGGGGTCTT
This genomic interval from Toxoplasma gondii ME49 chromosome VIIb, whole genome shotgun sequence contains the following:
- a CDS encoding hypothetical protein (encoded by transcript TGME49_255960), translated to MSTPCPRNSASPSCSSYEPYTSFSSSCDESLSQRADCLLCRDQDLHPNLLVSQSSCSTVSHLCSSGSLVCADPLDSFPPSFPSASGQSRRSQKLSLNNRRERTAASAWKPWGTCRCLSVMRRLLHAVPLRYISFDLEQEECLFLTEKRKSSTRQRSQKSSSSGAQRGKRTGEASEAEVGGKTCQSGSGSHGHPDNIRAGTFESRGLWKLPYLIPFDCLAFTPLCARPRCMCSWNSGGDPSSHPRIQEASPSQLPAPSTSALSPACGPSSSLSSLSRSSSPCALGTTNDMSSAAAVASSHASSANETSTSTTCISTSFSSSPSPCSSSSSSSTAVLSSPLTAKTPEPPGPHLCAVCGLPDLRDWYPCYYPLNSECVGGRSRSRSSPSHLADGESPDTDEDETTDNGALGAFVSDVFARGQLRARPGVDCLPGSGTAARVQGWRSHEGDEGENGERSAWEGSVMVTPSWAYAFEHFPTVFACKEKQRRNSDTPPVTWRVALLMECLVRPGSFRPRLRSIVQASSFESAVRQVTKPRRGGHFLAAAAFAKRFFQRAGGRSVEEKRSGGGEEAAVPSAAQEKPGLSTNASEEDTNASPSVAEAGKGPVEAKEDKCTTDRCKEGERGEEEEKSEKGHVSQLTSPRTRKEAEAAVVAAAKSPGREREVLFQNFLEWQCDDPSAVFPVRLLAFALGPKAPEQKNREAVTQTETPPSAQKQERNFLGGAQPFRLWSSQPGGLLFSSQASPSRASRRAQSSPVAGEKERKRDSNPERQTNQREEEEQRGETKRDREKNELVCSQTGDSMETTVDSEVLDEVKGGIARVAKKTKTEARLSGCNGERELTTSDGGTGKRSISTCCKRLGELLQQPIDKSEDAVKNDVKIAVKVEMDPTDEGHTSARNNEEATRLGVRDKSAIANKGELGGSRLAKRVSLEPATEFDRNLSSYFSGDSSLPAALEFSSVSDASASAVSSLSSPPAFAPLAAGLSSEDGELSPAASKDTGRPGPRPQSHSDSNCSLASSSSSFSSSSSFSSSSAYPPSSSSSSSSSTSSSPSSCFFASSALSSLSSSSSSWSGRPVCVSGKNALISPARDGTSFPEVQHVFRLLESNKTHPGHNAEVAEDSVSPVPSYPVSVKKEVEDELDERAQQTAEGRVPEGDVPVADENILSPCALSSSDSVTLSLPASTQVNTVRGETDSREESRDGELSSFVKSEQVKTEVGDAKQNQGGTREGEESKVYPSFKPDGEERQASSQLACGSYSASSASPFPSPCGSSPLPPTSPSSLSSPSSSPSSSSSSSASSSSSSSASSSASSSASSSSASSSASPSSSSSASSSSSSSASSSASSFSSAGIASPSRSSCAPSVSNCRAETLESVCGSFEDGFSSYCRHAHAETLLLLGPSCEEPDVTLREWCQACGTKAQSYVFLVAPPRSPDSSDSVGSSPGRPQSREGDTASPETPPDACTCCLERVDTGSVGGGPLGTWNYACCPVCFSNWRCVVGTPGKPGAALSTGNQWYVGLRKPFEKRNLLQTFLRKFCGDSLPWNPAKSCFLAPLGFAFELAKLAATFDFHIEDRVLRLVQCQLGLLASSAGESSFGESRNLRERGGDANDVERWSREIQQSRSDWTQWLADEMETLAVETPGSEAWRHRLKGTLRKAPFWGFRRLFVAVPRHPLRGREERLQGPTDPRRVGASLGTVCYVCVSPNAETGSQRLESLLREAAENGHTPCESGVSRDSRGDVSVSSGLWAQKRREATKVNLTSGRTGKYFLVDRQDLKVLLARLSAKMVARKWIDHGLGPATQRDARLLQALWGSASAACDEISTNEKEESLRRKRRCDSRVSEIIRERDEAKDVRGSSAASGRTEMFFARSTGPTDERTRQSLLLADSDEEKENVLRKKRRARAEKSTEQKRARQREDEGRPDSLKRYARRGETAGPIDVREMLFTAVGKTEEATRKMEDELEALLTKVKPPRATWDADGRVSASGPGTGGLRLIREPGGSVEWAYIAFLVVPDLPPSLRKKDDRTPEKLRTNPSEVWVDFYNPKLLCGLVGGAVLIERRVLDEVEKRKAWPSDGTPAKVELDKVVAKSEASIGAALGSSFLTADMRERNAEGGLFRDYRFYVSGDRDSKEHRLCRLLIELGNGAFETRLKVTDYVVFCDDSERDIVHAVQKLQQRGELKVQNTLGDRHTNPVTPKFLYDCILGWAVMCPSRERGHIPFSKTFGRH